One Lepus europaeus isolate LE1 chromosome 17, mLepTim1.pri, whole genome shotgun sequence genomic window, cgggacagaatcggtgccccgaccgggactagaacccggtgtgccggcgccgcaaggcggaggattagcctgttgagccacggcgccggccaatttctgttcttttaaacttgttgagacttgttttgtgacctaccatatggtctatcctggataatgttccatgtgctatttttttaaaaagatactagactccccccccccctttttaaagaaaagatttatttatttgaaaggcagagttagagagggggagagagagagacagagacagagatcttccatccactggttcagtcctcaaatggctgcaacagaaggggctgggccaggccaaaaccaggagccaggaaccctatctGGTTCTCctctttgggtgcaggggcccaaagaatcgagccatcttcctctgctgtcccaggtgaattaccagagaactggattggaaatggagcagagcatctgggactcaaacaggtgcccatatgggacaccagtgtcgcAGGCGCACGTGGcaacttcacccactacaccccagtgctggctcctccatgTGCttttaagaagaatgtgtattcaagAACTGTTGGgcggaaagttctgtagatgtgtGTTAGATCAAATTCATCTATGGTGCAATGTAACTCTgccattggttttttttttttttttttttgcctagacctgtccatttctgaaacTGTGGTGTTGAAGCCCCCCTACTGGTACTGTATTAGtgtctctctctaagtctgttAATACTTGCTTTACATGTTTGATTGCTCCAGTATTGGGCACATTTATATTtacaagttttgttttgtcttgttggATTGAATCATTACCATTATATACCGACCTTCCTGACctatttttacatcttttttaatttaattttaaagatttatttatttgtttgaaaatcagagttacacaatgagaggagaggcagagagagagagagagagagagagagagaggtcttctatctgctgtttaaaccccccctcccccccgcaattggctacaacggctggagctgcaccgatccaaagccaggagccagagccttttccaggtatcccacatggatgcaagggtccaaggacctggtcatcttctactgctttcccaggccatagcagagagctggattggaagtggagcagccaggacttgaactggcatacccacacaggatgctggtactgcaggcagtggccttacccactatgccacagcaccggcccctcacttTTATATCTTTTGATTTAAAACCTGTTTTATTTCATAGAAGTATGGCTATTCCTGTGTTCCTTTGGGTTCCATTTACGTGGAATATCttgttccatcctttcactttcagtctatgtatgTCCTTGgaggtgaagtgagtttcttgtaaacagcatatAGTtaggtccccccccccttttttttaaagttttatttattttatttgaaagagttacagagaggcagaggcagagggggagagacagaaatagagagaaaagtcttccatccactggtgcactccccaaatttctgcaacaaccagagtggagccagtccaaagccaggagccaggagcttcatccaggtctcccatgcaggtgcatggggcccaaggacttgggccatattctactgctttcccaggccatagcagagagctggtttgggagtggagcagccaggactgctggcaccgcaggcagtggctttacctgctacaccacagcaccagccctcccccccctttttaagatttatttatttgagaggcagagttacagacagagaggtcaagacagagagagaggttttccatccactggttcactccccagatagccacgatggccagagctgggccgatctgaagccaagagccaggagcttcttccaggtcttccataggggtgcaagggcccaaggacttgggccattctctactgctttcccaggccatagcagagagctggatcataagtgaagcagccaaaactcaaaccagtgcccatatgggatgctggcactgcaggcagcagctttacctgctgtgccactgcaccagcccctaaatatgcATTTAATATACGTAATCTGCCAAACTTCttagcttagcaacacagcacacAGTAAAGTGGAGGTTGTCGCCCTCGCAGTCCTGGGAGCCAtgtctgctgctgcccagcattACCAAAGGATTGTACTACATGCTGgtagacaagaaaaaaatcagaattcaaaGGATGGCtttgggggctagtgctgtggcacagcaggttgaagccctggcctgaagtgcttgcatcccatatgggcactggtattagtactggctgctcttcttccgatccagctctctgctatggcctgggaaagcagtagaagatggcccaaatgcttgggcccctgcatccacgtgggagacctggaagaagctcttggcttctggctccggattggtacagctccagccattgtggccatctggggagtgaaccagtagatggaagacctctctctctctgtctgtctctacctctctctataactctgtctttaaaataaataaaataaatctttaaaaaaaatggctttgAATGAGCACATATTGCTTTTGCACATcatacagaagaaaaatcattaagTCAAACCATTGTAAGTTGAGGACCATCCACATATGTAATACaggcaataaaataaattcatagctGAAGGAGTTGGGTATTGTGAGTTTTTTTGTTACTGGATTAGTTTAAAGATAATAAAGATGGTATCTCATGATGGACagtgagaaaataataaaaccaaacAGGGAAAACTGGCCATTGATTTTGAGGAAAATAAAGGAATGCTATAGAAAATGTCAATTTAGActgtttatttcatatatttgctaCACTTCTTCAGGAAATCTCCTGTTTTGATATGATGACAATTTAGCAAgtaaaaaacacatttctttggaaaaaatactTCAAAGCTTAGGTtttttaacatataaatataatacataaaataaacactGCACAAAAACCACCCATCCACAAATTGCAGTATCCATCATTACTGAAATACAAAACATTCATGAAAGTATACCTTTACATTGGTTGCAATGTTTTCAACAATGGGCAACAGAAAAACTTATTTTGAAGTGCCACATAATAAATGTCTTAGGTTATGTGGGCCATATGGTGTCTGTCACAACTTTTCAACTCTGCTGGTACAGTGGGAAGGCAGCCACAACCAAAACAAACGTAACAGCAAAAGTGAACAAatgcttttttgtttgtattaGTGTTTTCAAAACTATGGACACTGAAAGTGAAATCTTATATAATTTTCTTGTGTCACAAAATAGTCTCTAATGTTTTCAACTATTTAGAAATGTAGAATCATTCTTAGCTTGCAAGCTACAAAATGGGCAGTGGACAAGATCTGATTGTCAGGCTGTAAATTGCCAGCACCTAGATGAGCACAAACAGGATCTGCCTCTGAATCATTCTGGGGGAAAATACACAGCTGAACCAAATCAAGGCACTAGCAGCAATAAGGTGGGGGACGAGTGTTGGGTAACTGCccctttttaaagtatttgcagCATACTTCATGAAATATAAATTGTGTTGATAATATCTAATATATAGCTTTAAAATATGAACATATTTAGACCTCAAAGAAATCCCAAGATTTTACTATCTTTGATAGGAaaggaactgaggcacagagaggttgagaGGCATGCCCCAGGCTAGTGCTCTGTCTAGACAGCTCTGGGCCTAAACAGAAGGAGGCCTGAGTCTACACTCCTGACCATGACACCACGTTGCTTCTACTGGAAAATAAAAAGTACTGAAGAACATTTAGAACTCTTTGACAAAATATGAATGTAGATAACTTTACATACAGCTAAAACATCAACAATGATAATGCTTACCACATAgcactatttgtttttattttggaaagtgCAATAAATATTACTGGTTTCGACTGCTTCAAAAGCAGCTCAGGCTTTTGCTGTAAATTTGTGTCCCCAGTGAAATCTGGCTGATCATGAGACAGTTGCAAATTTTACAAAAACACTTTAGCTGCATTTTGAAAGGTTAGTTCAGTAACAATGTTTAGATCCATTTACAAATgctagagaaaggagaaaagcacattataatttttaaaaattccactaCAATACTTATATAACAACTTATATAACAACACAAGTCACTGAGAATAAGTGACATGTTTCTAGATATAAAAGGTATTGAACTAAGGTTACACATTTTCTCTGTACAACTATGGATGGCTTCTACATGCATGTCAAAGATTTACACATTATGATTTGGTGTATACTCACACACAAACACGTCCTACAACTCCTAAAGGACACTTCATGTGTGTTTAATGATTTTGCCTGGTTATTCAATTTACCTGTACTGTTTTACAGCCCCATACATGTAgacatgtacagatttcttttttacaaaagaaaaactcagaagTGTAACTGTTTCCCTCAGTACAAATTCTTCAAATTTCCTTAAAAATCTGACATTTAGGATACCTATAAAGGTCTTATCCAAGTATCAGAAATCTGATATTTGATGAAACATGAGTTCTCAAGAAAGGATTTTTCTTCCTGTTCTAATCTTTGTAGTTTTCCCCTCTGAGTTCTCTGAGTTCAACCTGTATAAAAAGATTTCTGTGTCCTCAGGATACTCAGGAGTTCCTAATTTATGTACGCTTTTGGATGTCTAGTACTGGCTTTTCTAGCAGAAAATTTCTTGAGATTCATTTTAGTTATGGGATTTCATACCTATGTGATTTTTCCACTGTAAAATAACAAACTTCCCTCATGTTTTATAATTGCCATCAAATGTTCTCTGCTGCTTTAGTACAGTCTACCATAGGGTAAAAAATTTTCCCTAGTGAATGTATAGAACTTCCCTTCTTATTCTCTGATAGTCTATGAGTAAAGATTGTGGCTTAAATTGTTTCCACTTTGATGgtattcataaggtttctctcaaGTGAATTAGTTGATTATTTTAGAAGATGAAGTCAGACAGAATTTTTCAACCAACACTATCAGCTTTTgccttctttgtgtgtgtcttctgatGTGCAGTGAGCTGTGATTTCTGGATAAAGGTCTCCCCACACTTCTTACACTTAAAGGGCTTCTCCCCGGTGTGAGTTTGCTGATGTTCTGTTAAGGCTGACTTCTGGTGGAAGCAATTCCCACACTCCTTACATTTAAAgagtttctctcctgtgtgagaTTTCTCATGGGTTTTGAGGTGTGAATTCCTAGAGAAGAGTTTCCCACACTCCTTACACttatagggtttctcccctgtgtgttgTCTCTGATGTATGATAAAGTGTGACTTCTGAGAAAAAGACTTCCCACATTCCTTGCATTCATAGGGTTTTTCTCCTGTGTGAGTCCTTTCATGTAATCGGAGGACTGAATTCAcagagaaagatttaccacatTCTGTACATTCATacggtttctctcctgtgtgtttTCGCTGATGTTTAGTGAGGTCTGATTTATAAAAGAAACTTTTCCCACATTTACTACACTCaaagggtttctcccctgtgtgagttcGCTGATGTACCGTTAGAGCTGACTTCTGGTAGAAGCAGTTTCCACATTCCTTACATTTAAacagtttctctcctgtgtgaattctctgatggatTTTGAGGTGTGAATTCCTAGAGAAGAATTTCCCACACTCCTTACACTTATAGGGTTTTTCCCCTGTGTGTGATCTCTGATGTACTGTGAGGTGAGACTTCTGGGAAAAGGTTTTCCCACATTCCTTACactcatagggtttctcccctgtatgTGTTTTCTGATGTACCATGAGGTATGCTTTCACATAAAAGAACTTCCCACATTCAGTACATTCaaaaggtttctcccctgtgtgtgttttctgatgtTCCATGAGGTGTGGTTTCTGGTAGAAGGACTTTTCACACTTAtcacattcatagggtttctcccctgcaTGGGTTTTCAGATGTCTACTGAGAGAAGACACATGATAGAAAATTTTCTTACATTCTTTGCACTCATAGGTTTTCTCTCTGGTGTGACTTTTCTGATGTTTTGTGAGGTCTTCATTTTTAGAGAAAGATTTCCCACACTTATCACAATCATAGGATTTGTTCTCGGAATGAGCACGCTGATGCACTATTAGGGCAGACTTCTGGCCGAAGAACTTGTCACATTCGCTGCATTCGTAGGCTTCCACTTTGGTATGAGTTTTCCGCTGCTTTGTAAGCGCTCCATTCCTAGATCCAAAGTTCCAAGCTCATTAATGTGTAAGAATGTTAAGACTTTGTTTCTGCTGTTTTGGGGGTAACTCACATTCATAAGGACTCATAGGGCATCTCCACTGTGAATGTTCCCTGTCACACACTGTAGCTTACTATTTGCAGAAAGAATCTTCTCTTGCATTTTATTCACAGGATCTCTCACTGCCTGTAGTTATACTGCTCCACTTTGAGTAGTCAGGCCTCCCTAGCGCACTTCAGAAGTGTCAAAAGACTACTTCAAAAGTTCAGATCCTGACTAAGGTctctattataaaaaaaaaggacatactCATTTGGATTACATTGTTTTAGATTACACCAGTGCTAGTTTTCTCACATTTATTATTAACTTACTCTCCCATTTCCAGTAACCTGTCAAGATACTGTTACAAAGTTTCTACCTTAAATATTAATTCTTAAACTTGCCTTGAATTTCCAGCTTGGCTTTTGTGGTTTCTTGTTTCAGGTTCATGAATTTTCCATAGGTCTTCTACAAAGGAATCAAAATTGAATACTCTATCAATCTAACACATTATTCAGGATGACTCCTAGGCTTTAGGCCAATCTCCCCAAATAAAAGAACTCTCAAATGCAAATTTCTTCTATCCTACTTTGGTGAAAAACATAATAAACACTAAAAATTATTGTAGTAGACAGGAAGGAACCTGATTATAAATCCAAATACCTCTGACAGTTTTACAAATATGATCTTAAAAACTTGGAGGAGAAAggacaaaaaacaaagaacagggAGTAAAGAACAAAAGATATTCTAAGTGTTTCCTAAACAGGAATGCAGGAATCTTAGACAATGCTGTGAGCCCATTAATGACAATGAAGAGCAAGTAGGATAAGAAAAATTAGTGGACAACTACGATTCCTGGAAATATCAAGGAAAATATTGAATTGAATTAATAAGCTAAACTATAGGTCTCTCTCCTCTCAGACTTAGATTACTGTGTTATTGCTGGTACAGTAGTCCTCCCTTATCTACTAGGGatatgttccaagacccccagtgaaTGCCTGAAACTAAAGATAGTACTAGACCATATATATTCTATGTTTTTTTCCTACACACAGGCACCTATAATAAATTTTCACTTAAAAGAAACACTCTACAGCTTTTTTTAACATATCTGAATGGCCAGCATCTCTACTTTtgtgctttggggccattattaagtaaaataagggctGCCAGAATACAAGCACTGTGGTACTATGACAGCTGATCTGGTAATACAAAGACTACTAACTGGGTAGTGTATTCAGCATGAATACACTGGACACAGCAGGTAATTCAGGACCCAGGAGGGGTATAGCAGAACTACACAGATTTTACCAGGCTACCCAAAACAGCACACCATTTAAAACTTACAAATTATTTGttcctggaattttccatttaatattttctaaccATGGTTGTGACAGGTAACAAACTGTAGAAAGTGAAACTTTCTGGAAAAGACAGGAGTACTGTCATTATAAACTGGTGTTTTACCTCCTCTTCATCCACCCACAACACTAAAGTGACATCAATTTTCTCATGTTCCATCACTTGAGCTTTCACTCTCCATCTATTTGGCTTAATTTCCACTGGTACAGAACACATCCAGAAGGAAGAATTTTTCTAAAGCAGATGGCATCTATACAACAGGATGAATCTCCAGCTGTAGCACAAGATATTTTCATCCCTGAACTTTTCTTGACCCAAATATATTTCCAAACACTAATCTCCAGTTCTCCTTTTATATACTTGATTCCTACATCACTGCTTCCAATTTACCATATAATGTCCAAAGATTAGATTACCACTATCATTCTAGAATCTTTACTGATCTTCATATTTATTCATCTTTAAATGTATGAAATCAAGAGAAAGATTATATAGGTTGGAATTTTATCGTCTCTGTAGGGAAAGTTATTTGATAGGGACTTGTTTAAAATTAACATGAATATACAGAAAGTAAGATCCTATGCATACAAAATGTGAAGGAGGGAGTAAAGTGGAGATTAACATGTGTTTTAGGGCTAAGAGGAGAAATAAATAGTGGCAGGAAAAAAGGGCCAGGCTAGTACTtgacagaaaattaatttaaatatatactctAATAGTGGGTCAGTATAAGTTTACCATGATAGGCTAGTGACAATTTAAGTCTGCAGCACTATACAATGACTACGAGAAtttaaattaatcatttaatTTCAACCCTAAGAAGGAAGTGAGTTCAATGAAACGATCATGTAAGAAGGTAAAATATGGCACCAGAACACAAATAGGAGATGCTGGAGAGGTCAATTTTAGTGTTTCTCAGTATAAAAATCAATGTTTTGGTCTTAAGAATGGGTAAACTCTTGCAGGAGTTACTATAAAGGACTCAGAACAGAAGGTAGATAGTGTTTCTCGTTAATCAACAacattctttcaacaaatatcCAGTGAGCAACTAACATGTACCAGGCATTTATTTCTAATCCTGGCAAGCCATCAGCAtatgagaaaatatatgaaaactggAGGAAGCAGGGCATGGTTATTATCTTAGGATTACAAAGCACCTCCAATAAGGTACAATGCATTTTAGGTAGGATACTCAGCACTTCATGCAAAGGACAAATGCCATACAACAAGTTGATGAGCAGCATGGTCGTTTAAAACCTGAGGTCAGAGGTTAATGAGAGAATAAGAAACTAAAACTAGTGCCAGTAGTAAGTATTTTGTTGTTAATAAAAGGAGGATGGTGAGAAGTCATTTGAAGAAGTTTGAACATCAGATTTACGAACAATTCAAAGATTATAGCCGCATATTCTAATAGCACAAAGTCACTGGAAATTctagaaaaaagacaaaagtttCAGGCAAGGTTAGGGGGGGATTAAATTTTATATGTAGGAAAGAGAAGTAAATCTATTATAAGAATATTGAGCATAGGAGGAAATTTAAGTTGGAGAGATCAAAACATTGGAAGTATGATTTAGGTTTCTCACATGTGCAGATCGTGTCCTCAAATCACTTCTAGAACTATAGGGCATTCAAAAGGAGATTTCTAAAAAGTATTTCAAACAGCAAGAGACACCCACCACTTCACTAATAACATGGGATATAATTTCCTCTAACTCACCAGGGTGGTTCTGACGAGGAAATTCTACTTCTAATATCCATGGCTTTTTTCCTTGCTTCAACTTGAAGACAGTATTTGGCTTACTCACACGATAACCTATTAATGGAAAAGATACAAGAAATGATACAAAGTGAAGTTTAGAGACTCTGAAGGATAAGGAAGTTTCAGGGCAGGAACAATGAAAGCCTCACTTAAGCTTGGCAAATTTAGATTCTTTTATTGGGCAGGTTGGGACAAGTATATTTTTCTGGTTCCCAGAGTTGATTTTAACTTTGATCCCTGAAACAAAGCTACTATCGTTCAACCCTATCGTGAGCTTCTTTGTTCCAGTAACGGGGAAAGGAAATTGAAACGACTGGGAATTACATATGGAGACTCTTTCTCACCCACGGCAGCCAGGAGACTGTAGTTTTCCAGCATCACTTCCTTGTACAAGGTTCTCTGAGCAGGGGTCAGTAATTTCCACTCGTCCGTGGTGAACTCCACAGTAATATCCTTAAATGTCACTGGTCCCTGGAATGACATATTTCAGTTCAATATGAAGTAACTAGAATACAGGACCAGTGAAAAGATACATTGAAATAACTCTTAATGCACAAAGAGCAGAACTGACTCTGCTGTACTGCTCCACTGGATCCTACTTATAAATCATACAATAATAATTCAATGTAAATTTACTGAGCTCCCACTCTGTGCCTGAAATTCTGCTGTAGATACTGGTGACTAAAAGCAACTATTCTTCATATCCTGGAGCTTACATTTTGACAGGAAGGCAAAGATGTAAATGCTTAAATGCTACAAGTAGAGCAGGTGTTATGACAAAAATACATTCAAGATACAAGATGGTCACAAATGGGATAGTTGTTTGCATTTTGCATTGCCATGTCAGATTTTATTAGGTGATCAAACTGATACATGTAaactttagaaataaagaaaacacaattgGTATGCATGAGAAATGGCCAGCTTAGGAAACTGAGAACAGGATGCAGGACCAAGATTAGTCAG contains:
- the ZNF25 gene encoding zinc finger protein 25, which produces MNKFKGPVTFKDITVEFTTDEWKLLTPAQRTLYKEVMLENYSLLAAVGYRVSKPNTVFKLKQGKKPWILEVEFPRQNHPEDLWKIHEPETRNHKSQAGNSRNGALTKQRKTHTKVEAYECSECDKFFGQKSALIVHQRAHSENKSYDCDKCGKSFSKNEDLTKHQKSHTREKTYECKECKKIFYHVSSLSRHLKTHAGEKPYECDKCEKSFYQKPHLMEHQKTHTGEKPFECTECGKFFYVKAYLMVHQKTHTGEKPYECKECGKTFSQKSHLTVHQRSHTGEKPYKCKECGKFFSRNSHLKIHQRIHTGEKLFKCKECGNCFYQKSALTVHQRTHTGEKPFECSKCGKSFFYKSDLTKHQRKHTGEKPYECTECGKSFSVNSVLRLHERTHTGEKPYECKECGKSFSQKSHFIIHQRQHTGEKPYKCKECGKLFSRNSHLKTHEKSHTGEKLFKCKECGNCFHQKSALTEHQQTHTGEKPFKCKKCGETFIQKSQLTAHQKTHTKKAKADSVG